The region CTGTCATAGCAAAAAAAACAAAGGCTAAATCCAACTTGATTATCAACTTATCAACACGAATCAATAAAAGTGAAAAATAGAAGGTACATAATAGAATTATACCTTGCATTGGCAACATACAATGTTGATATGTTTTGTGAAGCAGAGGCAAAAATCCTTAATAATCTTTTTTGGAATATGCTGCAAAAGAAAAGAGTCATGCCACACCAAAGAAGGAACATCTAATAGTTGTAAGTTATATGAAATATGAAAATGTAGAGATTAGAAATAAGCAATTATAGGAGGAAAAAACACAGAATCGAACTAAATCATATAAATATTATACCAATTCGTTGGGTCTGTAATGATAGTATTTTGCAAAAAAGTAGGGATTTCCAGGCTGAATATACATTTCAGCATCTATTTCATCGGTTTCATGTTTTCGAACCGTAGAGCTGCTCCCGATGCCCCCTAAATCAAAATAAATCATGAGGTAAAATCATATAGAAATGATAAAAcataataatattttttttcatgtcAAAACTTACATGCTTTGCAGAATCTACAATGTTGATATTCATTTCTACTAACTTCATCGTCATCTTCATCGTCATCTTCATCGtcatcatcataatcatcatcatcatcatcatcatcatcatcatcatcatcatcatgtcCATCACCAACTTCTCCCATACTATCATCATTCTTTTCCTCCTCATCCATTACGTTATTCTTTTCACACCCAGATGACAGTTCAAGAACTTTAATCTTGAATACATTGTTTTCAATATGTGTGAAAACAATGAAGTCATTCTGCTCTAAAGAATTTTCATCTTTGAATCGCTTCCAACCATCATCAAAATAAAGCTTTCCGCCAATAGGTCGTGCTTTGACTTTCCAATCTCTTCCTCTTTGATCTCTGAAGATATAATCTCTCAATACCTTTTGTTTTGAAATCATTAGCTTCACAAAAGCAACTGGAATAAGCTGCATTAGATTAAAAAAATGTTTAAAATGATGCAAGTGAGAAAGGTGATAAATTTTGATACATATCAAAAAGTGATAAACACCATTCTGTCAGAGTGTTTTTCTGGAAGGAAGACTTTGAAGAAATTAGGATACTCATTGATGGTGTTACTCATGATTTGATCATCTGAAGAAAAAAAATGCAAACATTTAAAtcattaaaaatcttgaaaaatcaACATCTTTGTTAATAATATTCACTAGATTAAACATTTTTTTTGTATATACTTAGGTTAGTAATAcatatataaaagaaaaaaagtagaaaagagagagagagtttGAAGGTTAGAATTTACCAGCAAGTTGCAGAAAACAGAGAGAAGAGAGTTTTTTGGCctttggaaatgggagagaaataaAAGATTACACACACAATGCAGGAGATGGCATCTTAAAACTTCATTGTGTCTATTAATTGCATGTTTCCTTGAATGAATAAATTTTGAGTGGAAGTCTATTTACATTTCTACTTATGACATATTGTCTTTATCATATTTCCAGAATTCTCCCATTATTATATCTATGTATTTGGAAACTCATTCTGAGTTTGAGAGAGACATTGTAATAGGTATGGTGCAAGTAGTACTCCATGTTAGATAAGCCTAAGTGGTCCTTCTCAGAGACTACTTACTTGTATTGTATTATACATTGATGCCAACAAAACCTGTCTCATTCTTATCTATCTGTCTTCCAATTGTGTAATCCTTTCTAGTATTAAAAGGCTACAAATATTCACATAATTTATTTATGCATTTTAAGACTCAACATTCTCACTTGGTTCCAAAATATGAAAACCTAAAAAAAGACATTGTATTTGAATAGAAATTGCTTGTAAAAATGAAAACCTGATTACATTTTTTTTATCTTAGAAGTTTCATAAAGACTCCTCCTATATGATGATTTTCTAATGGGTGCTCCCAATTTGCAATTCAAGACTTGGGGAACAAATCACAATCAAGTGAATCATTTTCAACAATTGATAAATGTCTTACAAAAAGAAACAGTTATTAAATCATGCAGAACTGAAATAATAGTAGTACTATTAAGAACATGAAGTATCTATAAGGACCTTTCCCGACATTGTTCTGGACTCCATCTAGAGATCATGCGCTCTTCAACGGTATAGTTTGCCAAACATAACAAAGACTCGTCACCGTGACCATTTCTATTAACATGCAAAAGTAGTAGAGTTTTTGCAACACTTCCAAGAAGTCGAGTAGTGCAATGAACATCAGACCATACTCTGAGTCTTCCATGTAGATCATCATGATTGTCATGTGATAGAACAAGTACACCGTACTCAGAATGCACTCGAGCCGGATGATGACGATAGACAATGAAGTCTACACCATACTGAGCCCCTGACCTGACTACCCAGTTTTTCATTCGAAGGTGAGAATAAGCCTTGTAGAAAAAAGGGAATGCTTCTTTCTTGGACTTGAAGTAACGCCACAGCTCATCATCATCATTTGAAGGACCGGATTCAGCACCACCATTAATCTTGAGGCATTTCAAGGAGTAACATAGGTAGAATGCTTCCTCCAAGGTTAACTGAAACCAGCACACGTCATTTTCAACGATTCTCACAGGTCGACCAAAGCACGCTTTATCAAGCAGTTCAAGCTGTTCAGGCTGCACTGCTAAGTGTACACAATTATCAGAGAGAAATCCACAAGTATTTGATTGAAGTAAAGAAGAGTGAAGTTGCGATATAATCTTTGACATGGGTTCTTTAAGTGCCTCGCCTTCTGCATCCTTTTTCGACTTTGCATCTTTTCCTTTCCACCTTGGTGCCATTTGTCCTTAAAAAAAAAGTCAAGTGATGTTCAATTCGAAGTAAAGGTCAATCAATTCGGTCAGAACTTTTATCAAACAGTTTGCATGCAAAGACTGAAAGGCATAAAATAGAAGCTTTAGAATAGAGAAGGAGCACAAAATAGTTTCTAACTGAATGTGGATAATTTTATTTCCGTTCTCTGTAGCGTTTATAGGTTTTGTCGCGTTGAGTTTTCAAAGGGAAAAAAAAATGGTTTTCCTGATATTAATCAATACTGATAGTTTATAATTTTTAGCATTATTAGTTTGTTATTTTTCAGATATAAAAATTTGTCATAAGTGTGAGCTTCAAAAATGAAAGGTGTGAAACAATGGAGAAAACAGAGAAAACAGAGAAAACAGGGAAATATTGTAGCTTAGAGTTTACCAGCAAGTTGAAGATAACAGAGAAATGAGAGCTTCTTCACGTTTGGAAATGAGAAAGATTAATAAAAATGGTCACGTAATAGTTATTCGTAAATAGCCGTGGTAGATATTATTATTAGGCCTAATGTTTTTTTTTTCCTTAACtttaaatttcattttaaatACATTGCTTTAGTCATATTAGTCTTTTCTATTAAATTTTCTAAAAAACTATTAAGCTAGACAAACCTTTTCAACTTCTTTGATTTACatgatattttttttaattgacATCGAATATTATTTCTTTCATTAAACATCAATTTAAAATTACAAAATAACGGATGATCGaaatattttcttcatttcattaAACATCCGATCCTAACATTTTTCACTTATATTTCCAAACACAATAATATTCTTCAACTAGGTGAAGAATAGCTCTCTCTTTCTCTCATTCTCCTTGTTTCTTCGATAAACTCTCTTCAATCTCACACCAACACCAACAATGAAAGACGAGAAGAAGCTCAAGCCTGTTGTTatttcaaaacaatttttttttacaCTCAAGACACTTTAATGTTTCAGTATTTCACATAGACTCTCTCACTTCATTACCTATACTTTCGTTCTCAAGCCTCCTCAGAAAAACACTCATTTTTCTCTAAACCTCTATAAAACCCTAAACTCCATTTCAATGGCATCTACTTCAAATCAAACTCCAATGGTGATAGATTCTAGAAAGGGTCTCCAAATCAAGCCCAGAACTTTGAAGCTCAGAGAGGGGGGGTCTAAAGTTGATCATTGAACAGATTATTGAGTTCGACTCTTTTATGGTTAATGGGTATTCATTAAAAGCT is a window of Lathyrus oleraceus cultivar Zhongwan6 chromosome 6, CAAS_Psat_ZW6_1.0, whole genome shotgun sequence DNA encoding:
- the LOC127098363 gene encoding B3 domain-containing protein REM20 isoform X2; the protein is MISKQKVLRDYIFRDQRGRDWKVKARPIGGKLYFDDGWKRFKDENSLEQNDFIVFTHIENNVFKIKVLELSSGCEKNNVMDEEEKNDDSMGEVGDGHDDDDDDDDDDDDDDYDDDDEDDDEDDDEVSRNEYQHCRFCKAWGIGSSSTVRKHETDEIDAEMYIQPGNPYFFAKYYHYRPNELHIPKKIIKDFCLCFTKHINIVCCQCKDIESNEIASYHEMLPTMSTKHRKKRGEIRTWINGRVFVLGWAEFWAKCKVKENDSCLCEIVLHEEKAIEMIRVHVVRKVVKE
- the LOC127098364 gene encoding tRNA-splicing endonuclease subunit Sen2-1, with translation MAPRWKGKDAKSKKDAEGEALKEPMSKIISQLHSSLLQSNTCGFLSDNCVHLAVQPEQLELLDKACFGRPVRIVENDVCWFQLTLEEAFYLCYSLKCLKINGGAESGPSNDDDELWRYFKSKKEAFPFFYKAYSHLRMKNWVVRSGAQYGVDFIVYRHHPARVHSEYGVLVLSHDNHDDLHGRLRVWSDVHCTTRLLGSVAKTLLLLHVNRNGHGDESLLCLANYTVEERMISRWSPEQCRERSL
- the LOC127098363 gene encoding B3 domain-containing protein REM20 isoform X1 encodes the protein MSNTINEYPNFFKVFLPEKHSDRMLIPVAFVKLMISKQKVLRDYIFRDQRGRDWKVKARPIGGKLYFDDGWKRFKDENSLEQNDFIVFTHIENNVFKIKVLELSSGCEKNNVMDEEEKNDDSMGEVGDGHDDDDDDDDDDDDDDYDDDDEDDDEDDDEVSRNEYQHCRFCKAWGIGSSSTVRKHETDEIDAEMYIQPGNPYFFAKYYHYRPNELHIPKKIIKDFCLCFTKHINIVCCQCKDIESNEIASYHEMLPTMSTKHRKKRGEIRTWINGRVFVLGWAEFWAKCKVKENDSCLCEIVLHEEKAIEMIRVHVVRKVVKE